CCAAGTAATGTTGAAGTAGTGGATAGATTTGTTTTCAGGCAAAGGAGGCCCACATGGACACAGTCACTTCCTGCATTTGCTTTAGAAAGATACTCTTCCATGTCTTCTCTGTTTGAAACGTTTCACCACATAATGTACAGCAGATTATCAATGTGTGAGCAAAAGATAAACAACATCCTTAGCAATCTGAATGAAATAACATGTCAAAGACTTTTCTAAGAAATTTCTTACATACAACATATTAAAAGCAGAAATGTGACCAGGACAAAAGTAAATTGCATTATTAAAGAAACACTATTCATTACATGCTCCAGGAGGTCCACGGAGCCTGGGTTGCACAGGTGCAGATGGCGTCATGTAAGCATGGTCCAGTTCCCCTTGACAGTGGTTTAATGTTTATGGTTTTGGAAGACAGTTCTGTGCTGGGTGCTACATGGCCATACTgctctttttgtttttcatttggtAGAAATGCAGTAGTGACAAGGTACATCCCCCTTTTCTTCTAAAACAGAGGTGGGAGAGGGAAAAGTAGAGATTATTGCATCAGTGCAAGATATCCTTAGCTATACAAAGTCAGAATATGTCTACATTTCACAAAATCAAtcattgtttatttttgttttacaattgaagagttcagatgcaaaaccccctaagtgccttttcagaaaacaatcttaattcatttttatttaatacaaagctatcacaattgcatattttaaaatttgtttatgtaatataactatttatatgtattatcaagtacatgcatgtaaaccaaaccaacaatggggttctctaaaaatatagaagtgcaggtcttcagaaatggagttagggggttttgcatctgaactcttcaatttgagaattaaagggacactgtggtcaaaaaaggtactgcaactgggctttgaaactgggctgcctattgccaaatttcatctttacatgaaagtttactgagtaataaacaaatattttctagtatggtccaagtacagtcatttttgcagctaaaactggctatgtttggaaattcaaaatggcggaccatggagaagatcccccttttcatgtatgaaaagtgcaatttttccagtcataatgaatagaatttgatgctggtggtaagtattcatgaaaaaggtaacattagtgaatgagcagcatgaattctggaaataaacaactaaaaatctcacacagtgtcttaATAAGCAGGACAGTCTACTAATTTCTTAGTAACAGCTTTATTCACTTAAAAGTAGAGCTGGTAGAATTTGTGTATTTGACTTGCACTGGCTGAACATCTGCCTGATTTGAAGTCAAATGTTGGTGGAATTGCAACAGAAGATCTTCACCATCCACCAAATTTCTCTTAAAAAAAGGAACTGGATTCTAATGGGTCATGGCTTGATTGATTGATCATCAATGAATAGAGCTATTGCCAATTCTCTGGACATAATCTGTTTAAAGTCTGGCTTGTTGTAAGAATGCACAGTGTTTTCTTCACACCCTTTTCCTCGTTGCCCATTTCTAGGCCAGTATGTGCTTGACTAGGCAACTCTGCCACATATGCCTTACATAATAGCTAGCAGATGTTGGATCCTCTACTATCCACTACAAGGAAGGAGCAAGTCACTGCCCTGTGTTGTTGCCAGACCGTACAGAATGCATGACGGACACTGAATGTGAACATAATCTTGACAAAATGTGATCAGAACAGTTTATATGTTAAAAATAATGTGATTTGTGCAAATTGTGCAAATATTGTACTAATTGTAAGCAATTTCACAGTGAATTTAACATTTGATCCCATTTTCACTCTATACGTGTTGGCCTACATCATGTTGATGACGTACTTACTGGTGGTGGAATTTGATTTTGGAGCATTAGTTATGTCATGATCAGGGTTTTGATTTTCAATAGAACTTATCATCCAATTGTCAGACCACGTTTTTGAAAGAAATTTGTTGTTGctctaggcctacatactgtgtcACTAAATCTTATCCAATCATTCAAAGGAAGTCATTGAAACAAATCAGTCGGCCTTGTGATAAATGTGATGTTCCAGGCTGTATGAAgatatcatttcatttcataattCTCACCATTTGGTTCAACTATGCAGGCTCACAGTTCATATTACTGCCACCACCTGATGAAACAAAAGGTCAGAGTTGAAAAGCTGTGTTGACCACACCGGGTCTTCCTAAGTTGGACATAGCCCTACATTCTGCTCACCACATCTCAAGGTAAAGGTGTATAGTGCCATCTATTGGTCAAGTATTTTATGTTCTGATATATTTCTCAAATCCCTTGTCATCATTCTTCAAATAGTTTGTGTTCTAAATTAGTAAATGTCAAAAGACATTAAGGCAGGCGACTCATTCAGGAATTAAATATAGATCAGCTATTTTATTTACACATTCCTACACAAAACTTTGCATATGGTAGCATTCAAGGTTTTTTGAATGATATTATGTACATATAAGATATGAAAAATATAAGAATAACATATACCGTCTTTCACCATCCATTTTTCCAAGTCCTCCATCTCCAACTCTAGCACAGAAGGAACATCATCTTCAAACATTGGCCTGGAAAAACAAATTTGTCCTTTAAATTGGTTGAAGtgtgttatatactgtatgttatgacATAAGTATTGTGTTTTCGGATCCAAAAATATAACCACTGTATCTTGCTTTACATTGGACATAGTTTATATGAACATGCATGCAACCATTTTAAAGAATAAAGTCTTTTCCCAAAACTTGAGGCTGACCATTGAGATACATCAAAAACATGTTTGCCAcaactggggcctatactacaaagctggttcaggataagttaaggttaagttaagaggtaagtcatctaatacaagagcttttcttaagaaaatgaggaccaggctcttctatcagatgatttacctcttaacttaacctcagCTTGTCCTGAAACAGCTTTGTGGTATAGGCCCCTGATAAAAATGTCTACACATACTGActgaaaaccaaaacacacacttcCTGTTTGTGGCATGTCAATTCATGAAGCTGTGAGTGTGTTTTTCCACTAAGGAAGATTGTTTTCAGTTGATATACAGTGTCAGCTTTGGCTCCAAATAGACTTTCCTATTTATCATGCTTTTCAAGACTATACATGACTGTCCCTCATGTGCCATCATTAAAATACAGCCTAAAACAGTTTGTAAAGCAGACTGTAAGAACTTTAAAagttggtgtattcacaaatgcaAACTGATAATTAGAAATTGCACTTTATTCAGCCTGTCTGTAACCATTAATACAAGTAGAAAAATAACTATTCTGTGTCTGTATGCAGTAATAGAATCATAGTTAACCCATTAAGTATTTTAATACAGTGTGGCACAAGGTTTAGCTTCTAACTGATGATACTTACATTGGGACCTTTTCTCCCTCACAAGCATCCAAGTACACATCATGATGCGGAATATCTGAAACACATCAAATGGTGTATTGTGGGGCACATATAATCCAagactgacacacgcacgcacgcacgcacgcacgcacgcacgcgcgcgcgcacgcacacacacacacacacacacacacacacacacacacacacacacacacacacacacacacacacacacacacacacacacacacacacacacacacacacacacaccagaattctTGTTCTGTCAGTGTTTCTGTGGAGAGTAATAACGATGCTGCcttcattttaaattaaatgtaatcatctacaaaccccaactccggtgaagttgggacgtttggtaaacagtgaataaaatcaaaatgctatcattttcaaaacattcaatctattcattagatggagaatagtgaaaagacaacatataaagtgttaaaaccgagaaaaaatattgttttgggggacatatgtactcatttctaatttgataaatccaacacgtctcaaaagagttgggacggggacaataaatggcagcaaatctcgaggaagactaaaaacaaaactaaagacaacacttaacagttaaatacattaaccgatgagatgattttatataaaaaaaacagtgttgctttcaatcttggacatgatttcaccagcttaaatggtgggtgtattccttgtcatgtttagcaatgttttcctttctgtagtgcttacagtgtgacaggtcttgaccaaaagcccaccattttatcacctgctggtccttatgatggagccaaactgttaaaacatagtagagaatgcaatttgaccttactatgtggcagtaatcgaagatctcccttcaaaatataatgcatgagtggcttttcatgctgtttaaaacccatttataccattcagcactgtatttaactctacagatgagtgagaacatcttaaccaatgcactactgcacccgcatgccatcatggaggctgacttttgaagttagcactaacacaagttggatggtccattttcactgtagcacaggatgtgcaatgctctattattgtcaaaaagaatggacttctacaacttctgctgacttctgtaagcaaaggacagtttcccatgtcttctgggtctatttcaagtgagctcaggtgcttaggagaatgttacaccccaatatcatttgcacgcattaagcattcttaatatggtcaattttcaatagctctagcactccaggaattagagtgagactacagccaatatatatttcatgatgtcatgaacctatacaatgattttagtaacaaaaatatgtcttatatacactcaatcgtggtaaatcaaagggaattcaaaaatatatgtaataactatggtaattattccctttgcatctttaattctgagtgactcagcctctctgtgatgatcttgtacctggacacctatattgtccgtcagtacaattcattttgaaatgttcttctttgttgttttatcttatttggatgtttactaaatttcactgatccccgtcccaacttatttgagacgtgttggatttatcaaattagaaatgagtacatatgtcccccaaaagaatattttttctcggttttaacacttaatatgttgtcttttcactattctccatctaatgaatagattgaatgttttgaaaatgatagcatttcgattttattcactgtttatcaaacgtcccaacttcaccggagttggggtttgtagaaggaTTGAGACAGAGGTTttgtgacattgtatgtattgttgtCATGCATCTGTATTTTACCAGGACTAGGAGCTTTGCTTTTCAACCGACGGCAAATCATCACCAATGCCACCACCGTGGAGATGATGACCAGAACCAGGACCAAGGGAATTATGATGATGACTGGGTTGGGGAAATCTGGGTCCTCTTCAATGCCCATCGGATAATCTGTTAAAACCATCAAAACTTGATCATATGCAGAAACTTTCTCACTTTAAAGTAAGTTTTCCTTCTAGTCAAATACGTATGTGAACTGATACAAAAGATGGAAACCGGTCTATTGTGTTTTCTGCTGCAGGAAGTTTTTCACCAGAATGACAGTCAATGTGCCTGTAGCAAGCATAGAAAGTACCCATCAGGCAGTTATTACAGAGTAAAAGACTGACGATTCTAGACAGGATGAGTACTGTACATGTGACCCACATACTGTGCACAGTGAGACTGCAGACAACTCAAACTGAGAAAGGAAGATGCTTCAGTTTGCAAAGAaagatccaccacaccaccatttGATTCTCCTCAGTCTATTCAATAATGGCAGAAAtcgtatgcagtaggcctacattgacatCTTCACTGCAAATGTGCTTATTTGCATTTCCAAAGTCAAGATGGATTGCTTTATCTGTCTTTATCAGCGGAACAACCACCAATTATGTTCTTTGCATGTCAGCAAATATGGCTCTGTGGCAGTGTCAGGTGAGCTACATAGAGCTGCACATGCAGGCTCCAGTTTGAAGTGGAAAGGGCTTCTGTGGGAAAAGCCATCCCTCATGCTGACTCTCAGTAAAGAGTGTATTCCTGCTGTACTGGCATGCCAGTTACCCGCATCAGGATTGAATCTCTCATTTCAACCATATCCGCGCGGAGCAGTCAGCAAGGGCATCGATTACATACTCTACACATATCCATtgcacttaataataataaaatcttaACTTGCATCTATGCTTTTGTGTCAAGATTGTAAGTAAGGCGTTTGCGTGGTGGGGGTGCAACGCAACACACTGTACCTGCTGAGCCTGATCCTGATCCCTCCTCTGTGGTCCCCTCAGGCAGCAGTCCTTCGTCATCTGTAATGGATAAATCTTTTCCACAATATGTGAATTAATTGTACTGATACTGCTATCTAGCTTGAAATGTACAAAAGGTTCTATTTTACAATGACGTTTTCGTCCTgaggcagtaggcctatatgtttgcaTTCACGACTAGTTGGACTACCGTTTGGAACTTTATGTCTTCTTCTAGGGACAACCAAAGCTGATTTTGCATACCTAGCGATTCTGTTGGTTCAGGTAGCTCTGTTCCTGGTAGTGGCGTAGTCTCTGGAGACATTAAGGCAGGATTAGTTAGGTGTTACATCTAGAAACATCAAGAGGTGTTATAgaatgtttacatgtgtgtgtgtcacttaagAATATGCAGTTATGGGCTTCTGTAATTGAAAGAGAAAAAAGCACGAAATCTAAAAACATCTGTTTGAGTCATGCTTTGAACTCGTAAAGGAGTCTTTCAAAATGCCTTTTAAAGCACCAAAACATATTCTATCATTGATGCTTTTAACATGAAAGCCTGTCCTCTGGTCAATTCACAAGTGGTACACATGGGACCAGGAAGTGAGATATTGTAGGGAAGATAAGACTCTCACCGGTTGTCTCTGTTGGGGGCACTGCTTcatcccctccttcccctccatcATCTCTATCATCCCCATCTTCCTGACAAAGTGCTGGAATCAAATTTGCACAGCATGCCTTTTGAAAGTGTTTCTCAAAAAGTAAGATAGATGCATGCGGAGGGCACAACTGTCTCAATAGGGGAAGTGATATGGCTAGTTGACATAGGCCGGTTTGCAAACGTGTTCTACCATCTTGCCTGGCTCTGTAAAAGCTCTGTGGGGAGATGTTATCTGTCCTAGCTTGCTTCAGTCTGGTGGCAACATATTCTGAAACACGTCTGAACATAAATGCATACTTTGTACTAAAATGAAACTGACATTTGTATGAACAGGTTTGAGGTGAACATAATCAACACTTAGGTCGATTAGATACATTTTTGAGGACAATACCCATAAACAGAAACTGCGAAGGTAGGTGGTCATAGATCACGCACTTGAGAATTTGAGTAAGAAAGCCTCCAAATGCAGCATCCTGAATTGTAATACCACAAAAAGTTTTCCCTTGAAAACAGGCTGACATTACTATCATAGTATGTATTGTTGGACATCATAAATTACTAGCTGTTAATTTCATATTAATTTATGAATCCTACAAAACAATTCAGAAGTGTTTAGGGTGAGAAAACTATTTTAAGTATGTTTCCCCACAGAACACTTACATAGAACAACTCATTCAGAGCACAATTGTGTAATCTTTCCTCATGCAATTACTTGGTCATGTGTCATCCTATGTGTTATCTCTTTTAAGAGAACTGAAAGACTGTTGTAGCTCAACCTCAAGGACCAACAGGCCTTTACAGTGGGTAAATTGTTTGTAAAGATCTTATTAGACAACCAACAACACACTCCACAGTAACTTCTGAGTTCAACAATCCATTTCTTCAGCAGATAAAGAGGAAGAGTCAAGAAAACAGAAATCCTTTTTCTctcaaaggaaaaggaaaaaagcgTTTAGTCTCTACTCACACACCCACCTCTCCTTGTCAGGCTGGCTGTCACTGCCAGGAACAGTAGTATCTGTGCTGGAGTCATTTCCCACTGGCCTTAGTACTGTTTATTGTCACCCACACTGGCCAAAGACATGAAGAACTGCCATCGcttcacactctttctttctctctctctctctcatgacatcCTGCTTCCTGGTTCAGCTTTGACTCACCTACAGTTCTTGGGAGGGGATGAAAtacttccctcccttctctctctctctctctctccctctctctctctctctctctctctctctctctctcccttgttcacAGGTGTGATGCAATCAGCGGAGAGCTTGTAGCCACAAGTCTAGCAATTCTCCAGCTAGCTGTGAAAACAAATTCCTCTTTTAGGTATGCagactgacaaaaaaaaaacctaagggCAAATTGAATAGTGGAAAGGAGCAGACCAAGAGGCGTTCCTGTATTTTACAGTCTTTGAAGGTTTATTAGATAGGGTCATGAATTAAACatgaaatggcaaaaaaaaaaaaatcacgcacCATAGTCATTACTACACCTCATTGCCCACGTGATACAAAGTACCATTTTGGCAGGTCTGCCTTTGTTCAtatttacagtacagtaggccttaaTGATTAAAGCATTTGTAAAGATACAGTTTTAAAAAGGAAATGTGATTTGATGTAGATTCAGTTGAATTAAATGTATCAAATGGATTTAACTGGCTCATAAAAGAAAATGTTAGTAAAAGATAAATTGATGAAGATTATTGATAAGCAAGCTGTTGAGTCTGAATGAATTTTATTTGTGCCAGCAACACACACTGTATGTCACATGCTTAATATGTGTAGGTTTGAGTGGTTCATTTCCAGTAGAAAACAATTAATAATACGTAATAAACCTATTTTTCTCTAAGTCAATGTAATTATTGTATGCATTCAGCATTCCCCTGATGGCTATTCGCATGTGAATTGattatttatgaacatgtacCAAATATAAATGTATTTTGTTAGAAAATATGCATCATATGTATCTATTTTGTCCTGATAAGATGCAAGAAGATGGATCATCATCTCCATATAAACATTAAAAGACCCAATAACGTACTAGAAGAGTGAAAATGAGTGGAAATCGACATTAAAATGAATGATTCTGGATTATTTGGTTTCACACCCTCAGACAGCAATGACAGCCTCAGAACGTTTCTTGTATTCATCGatgagcttcttgcacttctctggtGGTATTTCCCCGCATTCTTTCTTTGCAACCTCTTGAACAAGTACAGGATTCTTTCTCCTAGTGACAGATTTAAAATTCCCCCAATTTTCAACTGGATTTACACCTGGAATCATTGCTTGTCATTTAAGAACAGTGTTTTCCCTGTTCCAACCATTTCAGTGTGCTTTGGGCTTGTCTTGCTGGAGCAAACATGATCTTCTCCTCAAACCAAGTGTACTTACACAGGGTTAAACATTTTTCTGTAAATGGTGATACCTGTGATATCTGTCATTATATCTGTGACACGGTCAAGGCCTCCAATAC
This genomic interval from Engraulis encrasicolus isolate BLACKSEA-1 chromosome 16, IST_EnEncr_1.0, whole genome shotgun sequence contains the following:
- the tmem154 gene encoding transmembrane protein 154 isoform X1 — its product is MTPAQILLFLAVTASLTRRALCQEDGDDRDDGGEGGDEAVPPTETTETTPLPGTELPEPTESLDLSITDDEGLLPEGTTEEGSGSGSADYPMGIEEDPDFPNPVIIIIPLVLVLVIISTVVALVMICRRLKSKAPSPDIPHHDVYLDACEGEKVPMPMFEDDVPSVLELEMEDLEKWMVKDEEKGDVPCHYCISTK
- the tmem154 gene encoding transmembrane protein 154 isoform X2, whose protein sequence is MTPAQILLFLAVTASLTRRALCQEDGDDRDDGGEGGDEAVPPTETTETTPLPGTELPEPTESLDLSITDDEGLLPEGTTEEGSGSGSADYPMGIEEDPDFPNPVIIIIPLVLVLVIISTVVALVMICRRLKSKAPSPDIPHHDVYLDACEGEKVPMPMFEDDVPSVLELEMEDLEKWMVKDEKGDVPCHYCISTK
- the tmem154 gene encoding transmembrane protein 154 isoform X3, coding for MTPAQILLFLAVTASLTRRALCQEDGDDRDDGGEGGDEAVPPTETTETTPLPGTELPEPTESLDLSITDDEGLLPEGTTEEGSGSGSADYPMGIEEDPDFPNPVIIIIPLVLVLVIISTVVALVMICRRLKSKAPSPDIPHHDVYLDACEGEKVPMPMFEDDVPSVLELEMEDLEKWMVKDGGGSNMNCEPA